In Rhizobium sp. BG4, the genomic stretch TTCGCCCGGATCGACCTTCAGGGAGACGCCGTCCACGGCACGGAAGGCACCGGTCGACGTCTGAAACTCGACGACGAGATTTTCGATTTCGAGAAGTGCCATATCAGGACCTCTTCAGCTTGGGATCGAGCGCATCACGCAGGCCGTCACCCATCAGGTTGATGGCAACGACGGTGATGAGGATCGCGAGACCCGGGAAAGTGACCACCCACCAGGCGCGCTGGATGAACTCGCGCGCTTCGGCAAGCATCGTGCCCCATTCGGGTGTCGGCGGCTGTGCGCCCATGCCGAGGAAGCCGAGGGCGGCTGCATCGAGGATCGCCGCCGAGAAGGCGAGCGTTGCCTGAACGATCAGCGAGGCCAGGCAGTTCGGCAGGATGGTCTTGAACATCAGCCGCAGCGTGCCGGCACCGGCAACGCGGGAAGCGACGACATATTCCTTCTCGCGTTCGCTCATGACGGCAGCGCGCGTCAGGCGGACGAAGTGCGGCTGGTTGACGATCGAGATGGCGATCATCGCGTTGGTCAGGCCCGGGCCGAGAACCGCGACCAGCACCAGGGCGAGCAGCAGCGACGGGAAGGCCAGGATGATGTCCATCAGGCGCATGATGACGATGTCGACGCGGCCGCGGAAATAACCGGCAACGAGACCGATCAAAACGCCGGCAACGACCGAGAGCGTGACGACGACGACGCCGATGAACAGCGAGAAGCGCGCGCCATAGATCAGACGCGACAGGATATCGCGGCCGACGGCATCGGTGCCGAGCGGATAGGAGAAGCTGCCGCCGTCCATCCAGAACGGCACCGACAGCAGAAGCTGGCGGTTCTGCTCGTCAGGCGCATGCGGGGCGACAATTGGCGCGCCGATGGCGATGACGAGGATCAGCAGGAAGATGAAGAGGCCGATGACGGCGCCCTTGTTTCGCGAGAAATAGTACCAGAACTCCGCGAGGGCGGATGGCTGGCCGGTTTTGGTAGATACCGTGCTCATGGGCCGCTCCTAGTGACGAATACGCGGGTTGATAAGGCCATAGGTGACGTCGACAAGCAGATTGACCAGCATGATGATGCCGGCGATCAGCAGAAGACCACCCTGGACGACCGCATAGTCACGCTTGAAGACCGCATCGACCATCCACTTGCCGATACCCGGCCAGGAGAAGATCGTCTCGGTCAGGATCGCGCCTGCGAGCAGCACGCCGACCTGAAGACCGATGGTCGTGATGACCGGGATCATGGCATTGCGCAGCGCGTGGACGCCGACGACACGCAGGGGCTTCAGACCCTTGGAGCGGGCGGTGCGCACATAGTCCTCACCCAGCACTTCGAGCATCGCCGAGCGCGTCTGGCGCGCGATGACGGCCAGCGGAATGGTGGCGAGAACGATGGTCGGCAGGATGAGATAGCTGACGGCGGACTTGAAGGCGCCGGCCTGGCCGGACAGCAGACTGTCGATCAGCATGAAGCCGGTGACCGGCTTGAAGAAATACATCAGCGAGATGCGGCCCGAAACGGGCGTCCAGCCGAGATAGCCGGAGAAGAAGATGACGAGCAGCAGGCCCCACCAGAAGATCGGCATCGAATAGCCGATAAGGGCAACGCCCATCACACTCTGGTCGAACCAGGTCCCTCGCTTGACCGCTGCAAAGACGCCGGCGGGAATGCCGAGCAGAGCCGCCAGGATGATGGCGCAGAGCGACAGTTCCAGCGTAGCCGGGAAGAGCGTGAAGAATTCGCCGAGAACCGGGCGCTTGGTGACGATCGAGGTTCCGAGATCGCCGTGCAAGACCTTACCCAGGTAATCGAAATACTGCACATACATCGGCCTGTCGAAGCCGAGATCATGCATGATCTGGGCGTGACGTTCAGGCGCCATGACTCGTTCGCCCGACAACAACATGACGGGGTCGCCCGGAAGCAGGCGGATGAACGAAAAGGCGATGAGCGAAACGCCGAGGAACGTTGGGATCAGCACCGCGAGGCGGCCGATGAAAAAACGTAACATGGCAGGTGTCCAATAGTTTCCGGCGGTCAGGATGATCCTGACCGCCGGCCAAGCCCGGCTCTCGCCGGACAGTTTACAGATTTTCTATTATTCGGAAATGTCCACGCCGTCGAAGCGGTGGATACCGAGCGGGTCCATGTGGAAGCCCGTGACCTTCTTGCTCATCGGAACGAAGACGACCGAGTGGTCGATCGTTGCCCAAGGAGCTTCCTTCTTGAAGATCAGCTGAGCCTGCTCATAGAGCTTGGTGCGTTCTGCGACGTCGGCCGTCTGCTTGGCCTTCTTCATCAGATCGTCATAGTCCTTGTTGCACCACTGAGCGCGGTTGTTACCGCCAACAGCCGTGCAGCCGAGCAGCGTGTCCATGAAGTTATCCGGGTCGCCGTTGTCGCCGGTCCAGCCGAGGATGACGGCGCCATCGCGCTTCACGTCGGAGGAGAGCTTCAGGTATTCGGCCCATTCATGGGTAACGATTTCGACCTTGACGCCAACCTTGGCGAAGTCGGCCTGCATCAGTTCAGCTGCGCGGCGTGCGTTCAGCATGTACGGACGCGAAACCGGCATTGCCCAGATCTTCATCGAAAGATCCTTGATGCCTGCAGCTTCAAGAGCCTTCTTCGAGCCTT encodes the following:
- a CDS encoding ABC transporter permease subunit, with protein sequence MSTVSTKTGQPSALAEFWYYFSRNKGAVIGLFIFLLILVIAIGAPIVAPHAPDEQNRQLLLSVPFWMDGGSFSYPLGTDAVGRDILSRLIYGARFSLFIGVVVVTLSVVAGVLIGLVAGYFRGRVDIVIMRLMDIILAFPSLLLALVLVAVLGPGLTNAMIAISIVNQPHFVRLTRAAVMSEREKEYVVASRVAGAGTLRLMFKTILPNCLASLIVQATLAFSAAILDAAALGFLGMGAQPPTPEWGTMLAEAREFIQRAWWVVTFPGLAILITVVAINLMGDGLRDALDPKLKRS
- a CDS encoding ABC transporter permease subunit, whose translation is MLRFFIGRLAVLIPTFLGVSLIAFSFIRLLPGDPVMLLSGERVMAPERHAQIMHDLGFDRPMYVQYFDYLGKVLHGDLGTSIVTKRPVLGEFFTLFPATLELSLCAIILAALLGIPAGVFAAVKRGTWFDQSVMGVALIGYSMPIFWWGLLLVIFFSGYLGWTPVSGRISLMYFFKPVTGFMLIDSLLSGQAGAFKSAVSYLILPTIVLATIPLAVIARQTRSAMLEVLGEDYVRTARSKGLKPLRVVGVHALRNAMIPVITTIGLQVGVLLAGAILTETIFSWPGIGKWMVDAVFKRDYAVVQGGLLLIAGIIMLVNLLVDVTYGLINPRIRH